The proteins below are encoded in one region of Neoasaia chiangmaiensis:
- the treY gene encoding malto-oligosyltrehalose synthase produces the protein MTDLRATVRLQFHRDFTLDDAVPLIPYFAALGISHVYASPLLASNPGSLHGYDTIDCQRIDPERGGEAGLEHLVAALRKHDMGLILDIVPNHMGIGPHNRWWEDVLAHGAASRYASFFDIDWQSTDPSLHGKILLPFLGAPLDDVLNDGAISLHYLPRSGGFMLHYGEHRFPISPDDTRRIFDTAGIDVPPYALHEWLESGAGAAALARVGAVFAPRTAIGRGHLADLLERQHYRLAFWRVAGDRINWRRFFDVTTLAALRVEDETVFEASHALIFDLYRDGLIDGVRADHVDGLARPAEYCRRLHERLTALHAEQADSSRPAPYIFVEKILAENERLPDCWPVTGTTGYEFLEQAALVLHDPAGELPLTAFWERFGPSTYDTVQRRARLEKLQSSFYGDFHTLAARIFNIADRHVPGKDFTLHAISEALETICLAFPVYRSYFADKAETNDLTPSENALSFAIADARRHLPVYRRDLLGWLQSLLHAERDQHVKDEAWRDVIERFEHLTAPLTAKAGEDTAFYRYNRLLSRNDVGTDPAYFAASTERFHEKNIARLQTHPLSLLSTATHDHKRGEDVRARLMVLSEPETDWLTTAEHWFAHNAGYRQRVAEGLAPTRADEVFIYQTLIGAWPHDPADLETLPERLSAYFEKAFREAAQHTSWSQPNEPYEAACQSFVTSLLEGDFRPILEAFVERIGPAATLNSLSQTLLRLTSPGVPDLYQGAELWDESLVDPDNRRPVDFPRRQALLGASKDFTALCAEWRSGAVKQRLIREVLNYRRDHDVLFREGRYTPVSATGGLADHLIAFRRDLGQTSVLVLAVRRPHVLNPDASLRVQHHDWRLTRLTIPGRWRSLLDNQLAVFSQDLTYFADRIPIDILVPA, from the coding sequence ATGACCGATCTCCGCGCTACGGTACGCCTGCAATTCCATCGCGACTTCACGCTGGACGATGCCGTCCCCCTGATTCCCTATTTCGCGGCACTCGGCATCAGTCATGTCTATGCCTCGCCCCTCCTGGCCTCCAATCCCGGTTCCCTGCATGGCTACGATACGATCGACTGCCAACGCATCGACCCCGAACGCGGTGGCGAGGCGGGGCTGGAGCATCTCGTGGCCGCATTGCGCAAGCACGACATGGGGCTCATTCTTGATATTGTCCCCAACCACATGGGCATCGGCCCGCATAACCGGTGGTGGGAAGATGTGCTCGCCCATGGCGCGGCAAGCCGCTACGCCAGCTTTTTCGACATCGACTGGCAATCGACCGATCCATCTCTCCACGGCAAGATCCTGCTGCCGTTCCTCGGCGCGCCGCTGGACGACGTCCTGAACGACGGCGCCATCTCGCTGCATTACCTGCCCCGTTCCGGCGGCTTCATGCTGCATTACGGTGAGCATCGGTTTCCGATCTCACCTGACGACACACGCCGCATCTTTGACACGGCCGGTATCGACGTGCCGCCCTACGCCCTGCACGAATGGCTGGAGAGCGGCGCGGGCGCGGCGGCCCTGGCCAGGGTCGGCGCCGTTTTCGCGCCCCGGACAGCGATCGGTCGCGGGCATCTCGCCGACCTGCTGGAGCGGCAACACTATCGTCTGGCGTTCTGGCGCGTTGCCGGTGATCGGATCAACTGGCGCCGCTTCTTCGACGTCACCACACTTGCAGCCCTGCGGGTGGAGGACGAAACGGTCTTCGAGGCCAGCCATGCCCTGATCTTCGATCTATATCGCGACGGCCTGATCGACGGCGTGCGCGCCGATCATGTGGACGGTCTCGCCCGGCCCGCCGAATATTGCCGCCGCCTGCACGAACGCCTGACGGCCCTGCACGCGGAACAGGCGGATTCCAGCCGGCCCGCCCCTTACATATTCGTCGAGAAAATCCTCGCGGAAAACGAGAGGCTGCCGGATTGCTGGCCCGTCACCGGCACGACAGGATACGAGTTCCTGGAGCAGGCCGCCCTCGTCCTGCACGATCCGGCGGGCGAATTGCCCCTGACGGCATTCTGGGAGCGGTTCGGACCGTCAACCTATGACACCGTTCAGAGACGCGCCCGGCTGGAAAAACTGCAATCGTCGTTTTACGGCGATTTCCACACACTCGCCGCGCGCATCTTCAACATCGCCGACCGACATGTACCGGGAAAAGACTTCACACTTCATGCCATCAGCGAGGCGCTGGAAACCATCTGCCTCGCTTTTCCGGTTTATCGCAGCTATTTTGCCGACAAGGCCGAAACCAACGATCTGACGCCGAGCGAGAATGCGCTCTCATTCGCCATCGCCGATGCACGCCGCCACCTTCCGGTCTATCGACGCGACCTGCTTGGCTGGTTGCAGTCACTCCTGCATGCGGAGCGTGACCAGCATGTAAAAGATGAAGCCTGGCGGGATGTTATCGAGCGTTTCGAACATCTGACGGCACCCCTGACGGCGAAAGCCGGCGAAGACACCGCGTTCTACCGCTATAACCGTCTTCTTTCACGCAATGACGTCGGCACGGATCCGGCATATTTCGCCGCCTCGACGGAACGTTTCCATGAGAAAAACATCGCCCGGCTCCAGACGCATCCCCTGTCGCTTCTGAGCACCGCCACACATGACCACAAGCGCGGGGAGGATGTCCGCGCACGTCTCATGGTCCTCAGCGAGCCGGAAACGGACTGGCTGACCACGGCCGAACATTGGTTCGCGCATAATGCGGGTTACCGTCAGCGTGTGGCCGAAGGTCTGGCACCCACGCGTGCCGACGAGGTTTTCATCTACCAGACGCTGATCGGCGCATGGCCGCACGATCCGGCCGATCTGGAAACACTCCCCGAGCGTCTGTCGGCCTATTTTGAGAAAGCGTTTCGCGAAGCCGCGCAACACACCAGCTGGAGCCAGCCCAACGAGCCTTACGAAGCCGCCTGCCAGTCTTTCGTCACATCGCTTCTGGAAGGCGATTTCCGTCCGATACTGGAGGCATTCGTCGAACGCATCGGGCCTGCCGCGACACTCAACAGTCTCAGCCAGACCCTGCTGCGCCTGACCAGCCCTGGCGTTCCCGACCTCTATCAGGGCGCGGAACTATGGGACGAAAGCCTTGTCGATCCCGACAACCGGCGCCCCGTCGACTTCCCGCGCCGGCAGGCGCTTCTCGGCGCGTCGAAGGACTTCACCGCATTATGCGCCGAATGGCGTAGTGGCGCCGTGAAGCAGCGTCTGATTCGCGAGGTCCTGAATTATCGACGCGACCATGACGTCTTGTTCCGGGAGGGACGCTATACACCCGTCAGCGCGACCGGCGGGCTGGCGGATCACCTGATCGCTTTCCGACGCGATCTCGGACAGACCTCGGTTCTCGTGCTGGCAGTACGACGCCCTCATGTCCTCAACCCGGATGCGTCGTTGCGCGTCCAGCATCACGACTGGCGTTTGACCAGACTCACCATACCCGGCAGATGGCGGAGCCTGCTCGATAACCAGCTTGCCGTTTTCTCGCAGGACCTGACCTATTTTGCGGATCGCATTCCGATCGACATTCTGGTTCCGGCCTGA
- the treZ gene encoding malto-oligosyltrehalose trehalohydrolase, with product MTRHANSFRPHYGATPNPDGTTTFRLWAPSSHAVSLEIESLAPQPMAREDDGTFTIRARAAPGSRYTYRVRPDLAVPDPASRFQPDGVHNASAVTDPDAYSWRHEDWQGRPWNETVIYELHAGLLGGFDGVQDILPELAAIGVTAIEIMPVNSFGGTRNWGYDGVLPYAPTAAYGPPDRLKALVDAAHGHGLMVILDVVYNHFGADGNYIGEYAEDFFDHSQNSIWGAGIAFARPQVARFFYENVLYWLTEFRFDGVRIDAASAITDHAWFGKLLAQVRQTMPPEQHVHLILENENNDAGLLRDGFTAQWNDDGHNVLHVLLTGEKDGYYEMFADRPTEYLARVLEEGFEYQGQTNPYSGKPRGMASSDLPPEKFILFLQNHDQTGNRAFGERLISLCDEQALRATYALLLLSPQIPMLFMGEEWGCTTPFLFFTDFHDELADAVREGRRKEFAKFPSFNTPSARARIPDPNQRSTFDMSRPDRRERETTQGKAWLALTRELLSLREQHIVPRLDPRVHSDGAEPIGDKAVAARWTLKDGTNLTIALNLGDADIPIEEPTELLHATVSSRPRGIIPPRCAVIGLEPAS from the coding sequence ATGACGCGTCACGCCAATTCGTTTCGGCCTCATTACGGTGCCACGCCCAATCCCGATGGCACGACCACGTTCCGGCTTTGGGCGCCATCCTCGCACGCCGTCTCGCTCGAAATCGAAAGCCTCGCCCCCCAGCCGATGGCACGGGAGGACGACGGCACCTTCACGATCCGCGCCAGGGCCGCGCCGGGTTCGCGCTATACCTATCGCGTCCGCCCCGATCTCGCGGTTCCCGACCCGGCAAGCCGCTTCCAGCCCGATGGCGTGCATAACGCCAGTGCCGTCACCGATCCCGATGCCTATTCATGGCGTCATGAGGACTGGCAGGGTCGCCCCTGGAATGAAACGGTCATCTATGAACTGCATGCAGGACTGCTCGGCGGTTTCGACGGTGTGCAGGACATCCTGCCGGAACTGGCCGCCATCGGCGTGACCGCGATCGAGATCATGCCCGTCAACAGTTTCGGGGGCACGCGAAACTGGGGCTATGACGGCGTTCTGCCGTATGCGCCCACTGCCGCCTATGGGCCGCCCGACCGCCTGAAGGCCCTCGTCGATGCCGCGCACGGTCATGGGCTGATGGTTATCCTCGACGTTGTCTATAACCACTTCGGCGCGGACGGGAATTACATCGGCGAATATGCCGAAGACTTTTTCGACCACAGCCAGAACTCGATCTGGGGTGCCGGTATTGCTTTCGCCCGGCCACAGGTCGCCCGCTTTTTTTATGAAAACGTTCTGTACTGGCTGACCGAATTCCGGTTCGACGGCGTCCGGATCGATGCGGCATCCGCCATTACCGATCATGCCTGGTTCGGCAAACTGCTCGCACAGGTCAGGCAAACCATGCCGCCGGAGCAGCACGTTCATCTCATTCTCGAAAACGAGAACAACGATGCCGGGCTCCTGCGCGACGGTTTCACCGCACAATGGAACGACGACGGACATAACGTCCTTCACGTCCTGCTGACCGGTGAAAAAGACGGCTATTACGAGATGTTCGCCGATCGTCCGACGGAATATCTCGCCCGCGTGCTGGAAGAAGGGTTCGAATATCAGGGCCAGACCAATCCCTATAGCGGCAAGCCACGCGGCATGGCTTCCAGCGATCTTCCCCCGGAGAAATTCATTCTCTTCCTCCAGAATCACGATCAGACAGGCAATCGCGCATTCGGCGAGCGCCTGATTTCGCTATGCGACGAACAGGCCCTGCGCGCGACCTATGCGCTGCTGTTGCTCTCCCCCCAGATTCCCATGCTCTTCATGGGCGAGGAATGGGGCTGCACCACGCCGTTTCTGTTCTTCACCGATTTTCATGATGAACTGGCAGACGCCGTCCGCGAAGGGCGCCGCAAGGAATTCGCGAAATTTCCATCCTTCAACACGCCATCGGCGCGCGCGCGCATCCCTGACCCCAACCAGCGCTCGACCTTCGACATGTCACGTCCCGATCGACGCGAACGCGAGACGACGCAAGGCAAGGCCTGGCTGGCGCTGACCCGCGAACTGCTGTCCCTGCGGGAGCAGCATATCGTACCCCGCCTGGACCCGCGCGTGCACAGCGACGGCGCCGAACCGATCGGCGACAAGGCCGTCGCGGCACGATGGACATTGAAAGATGGCACCAACCTGACGATCGCCCTGAATCTGGGCGATGCGGATATCCCGATCGAAGAACCGACCGAACTCCTGCATGCCACCGTCTCGTCACGGCCCAGAGGCATTATTCCTCCCCGCTGCGCCGTCATCGGCCTGGAACCCGCATCATGA
- the glgB gene encoding 1,4-alpha-glucan branching protein GlgB yields MNDASPPVEISNRKADVPHLRAAIEDLVAGRCHDPFALLGRHRDGRQDVVRVFYPDAQEVRLVVIRPKSAPIEKPMQRIDTRGVYAAALPLRATYRLRILWADGWQDMYDPYSFGTLLGDLDLHLFAEGRHHALDQMMGAHAMTIDGVHGVRFAVWAPNARRVSVIGDFNIWDGRRHPMRLRHNGGVWELFVPEIGAGERYKYEIMAADGSLLPGKADPFAFTAEQPPATASVVADPHEFSWDDDTWMAERQEKQNLSSPLSIYEIHAPSWRRPGHGHAYTSWNELADNLIPYIQGLGFSHIELLPITEHPFSGSWGYQPLSLFAPTSRHGSPADFAHFVDRCHQGGIGVIMDWVPAHFPADIHGLALFDGTHLYEHADPHEGYHQDWHTLIYNFGRNEVRGFLIASALFWLRKFHIDGLRVDAVASMLYRDYSRKEGEWRPNIYGGRENLEAVAFLRELSTVMRELHPDAMLIAEESTAWPGVTASAETGGLGFRFKWNMGWMHDTLRFMQTDPLWRGYHLHDITFGMIYAYSERFILPLSHDEVVHGKGSLLDRMPGDDWRKHANLRAYFGLMWAFPGKKLLFMGGELAQRGEWRHEGELEWHRLGDTLGHGMHDTVADLNRLYHAYPALYAEDHSHHGFQWLIADDTQNSVFAWLRHAHEAAPILIICNFTPLPRENYRIGVPHGGYWHEIINTDGEKYGGSNVGNGGGVMADEGFSTHGMPCSVALTLPPLAVLYLSPVAAS; encoded by the coding sequence ATGAATGATGCGTCGCCGCCTGTCGAAATCTCCAACCGCAAAGCCGACGTCCCTCATCTGCGCGCGGCGATCGAGGATCTGGTTGCCGGTCGCTGTCACGATCCCTTTGCCCTTCTCGGCCGACATCGTGACGGACGACAGGATGTCGTGCGCGTCTTCTACCCGGATGCACAGGAAGTGCGCCTTGTCGTGATCCGCCCGAAATCCGCGCCGATCGAAAAGCCGATGCAGCGGATCGACACCCGCGGCGTCTACGCCGCCGCACTGCCGCTACGCGCCACCTACCGTCTTCGCATTCTTTGGGCGGATGGCTGGCAGGACATGTACGATCCCTACAGTTTCGGCACGCTTCTGGGCGATCTCGACCTGCATCTTTTCGCAGAGGGACGGCATCACGCGCTCGACCAGATGATGGGTGCGCATGCAATGACCATCGACGGCGTGCATGGCGTACGCTTCGCGGTCTGGGCACCCAATGCACGACGCGTTTCCGTCATCGGTGATTTCAACATCTGGGACGGTCGTCGCCACCCGATGCGCCTGCGTCACAATGGCGGTGTATGGGAACTGTTCGTCCCGGAAATCGGTGCCGGCGAGCGCTACAAATACGAGATCATGGCCGCGGACGGCAGCCTGCTGCCCGGGAAGGCCGATCCCTTCGCCTTTACCGCCGAGCAGCCACCCGCGACGGCATCCGTGGTCGCGGACCCTCATGAATTCTCGTGGGACGACGACACATGGATGGCCGAACGTCAGGAGAAACAGAACCTCTCATCGCCACTGTCGATCTATGAGATTCATGCCCCATCCTGGCGCCGGCCCGGCCATGGGCATGCCTATACCAGCTGGAACGAACTGGCGGACAATCTGATCCCCTATATTCAGGGTCTGGGGTTCAGCCATATCGAACTGCTGCCGATCACCGAACACCCTTTCTCGGGCTCATGGGGCTACCAGCCGTTGAGCCTGTTCGCACCGACCTCCCGCCACGGCTCGCCCGCCGACTTCGCCCACTTCGTCGATCGCTGCCATCAGGGCGGCATTGGCGTCATCATGGACTGGGTTCCGGCGCATTTCCCGGCGGACATTCATGGTCTCGCCCTGTTCGACGGCACGCATCTCTATGAACATGCCGATCCCCATGAGGGATATCATCAGGACTGGCATACGCTGATCTATAATTTCGGCCGTAACGAGGTGCGCGGTTTCCTGATCGCCAGCGCCCTGTTCTGGTTGCGCAAATTTCATATCGACGGCCTGCGCGTCGATGCCGTCGCCTCCATGCTCTACCGGGACTACAGCCGCAAGGAAGGGGAATGGCGGCCCAATATCTACGGCGGTCGCGAAAATCTCGAAGCCGTGGCGTTCCTGCGGGAACTCTCGACCGTCATGCGCGAACTGCACCCCGATGCCATGCTGATCGCGGAAGAATCCACCGCCTGGCCGGGCGTCACCGCCTCGGCCGAGACCGGTGGCCTCGGTTTCCGCTTCAAGTGGAACATGGGATGGATGCATGACACGCTGCGCTTCATGCAGACCGATCCGCTCTGGCGCGGCTACCATCTGCACGACATCACCTTCGGCATGATCTATGCCTATTCGGAACGTTTCATACTGCCGCTTTCGCATGACGAGGTCGTTCACGGCAAGGGATCGCTTCTCGACCGCATGCCGGGCGATGACTGGCGCAAACATGCCAATCTTCGTGCCTATTTCGGCCTCATGTGGGCATTCCCCGGCAAGAAACTCCTGTTCATGGGCGGTGAACTCGCCCAGCGTGGCGAATGGCGCCACGAGGGCGAACTGGAATGGCATCGCCTGGGCGACACGCTGGGTCACGGGATGCATGATACGGTTGCCGATCTCAACCGCCTCTACCACGCCTACCCCGCATTATATGCCGAAGATCACAGCCATCACGGCTTCCAATGGCTGATCGCCGACGACACGCAGAACAGCGTCTTCGCATGGTTACGCCACGCCCATGAGGCCGCGCCGATTCTCATCATCTGCAACTTCACGCCTTTGCCGCGAGAGAATTACCGCATCGGCGTGCCGCATGGCGGATACTGGCACGAAATCATCAATACGGATGGCGAGAAATATGGTGGCTCGAATGTCGGCAATGGCGGCGGCGTGATGGCGGATGAAGGCTTCTCGACACATGGCATGCCGTGCTCGGTGGCCCTGACACTGCCACCGCTGGCCGTGCTCTATCTCTCTCCCGTCGCCGCATCCTGA
- the glgA gene encoding glycogen synthase GlgA has translation MTDVMPIAAPPELQLLSVASEMYPFVKTGGLGDVVGSLPTALRGYGIQTRTLLPGYRSVMAALENRRLVLHMPDVLGRAVDLWEGHARGHTLLAIDVPELYDRPGNPYLAPDGRDWPDNGIRYAVLARVGASLAQGCWEEWRPDVVQTHDWQTGLLPAYLRYDGIAAPPVAHVIHNLAFQGLFPRDLLHAFGLPDHAMQMDGVEYHGQIGFMKSALQMAARLTAVSPTYAEEIQTPAEGMGLDGLLRSRSDVLSGILNGIDLKEWNPAADPSVIFPYAVGDVVGRRANKRVFQAEFGLPQNPDALLLGMVSRLTTQKGADLLAEIAPRLFEHPIQMAIVGVGDAAIMRAFATLQSRYPRNLVCHLRYSETLGHRLHSAVDASLVPSRFEPCGLTQFHALRYGSIPIAARVGGLSDTIVDANSAAIAEGVANGILFSPTNADTLFGAIRRAQGLFRQKAIWARLQRNGALHDVSWEGKAAYYARLFLEMAGRDPRSADADDDIAPRRGDVSLRPKRGMRIVTAARMPQGTTRARASMHIGPPPRTGTHA, from the coding sequence ATGACCGATGTAATGCCCATTGCCGCCCCCCCGGAACTGCAACTCCTTTCGGTCGCATCGGAGATGTATCCGTTCGTCAAGACCGGTGGGCTGGGCGACGTCGTCGGATCGCTTCCCACGGCGTTGCGCGGCTATGGCATACAGACCAGAACATTACTCCCAGGTTACAGAAGCGTCATGGCGGCGCTCGAAAACAGACGCCTCGTCCTGCACATGCCCGACGTGCTCGGTCGCGCGGTCGACCTATGGGAGGGACACGCACGCGGGCACACCCTGCTCGCCATCGATGTCCCGGAACTCTACGACCGCCCCGGCAACCCCTATCTCGCGCCCGACGGACGCGACTGGCCTGATAACGGCATCCGGTATGCCGTTCTGGCGCGGGTCGGTGCCTCGCTCGCGCAGGGGTGCTGGGAAGAGTGGCGACCGGACGTCGTGCAGACGCACGACTGGCAGACCGGCCTGCTACCGGCCTATCTCCGCTACGACGGCATCGCCGCGCCACCGGTCGCACACGTCATTCACAACCTTGCCTTTCAGGGGCTGTTCCCGCGGGACCTGCTGCACGCCTTCGGCCTGCCGGACCATGCGATGCAGATGGATGGCGTCGAATATCACGGCCAGATCGGGTTCATGAAATCGGCCCTTCAGATGGCCGCGCGTCTGACCGCCGTCTCGCCTACCTATGCCGAGGAAATCCAGACACCCGCGGAGGGCATGGGCCTCGACGGGCTGCTCCGCTCGCGTTCCGACGTGCTGAGCGGCATCCTCAACGGCATCGACCTCAAGGAATGGAATCCGGCCGCCGATCCCTCGGTCATCTTTCCCTATGCGGTTGGCGACGTGGTCGGGCGACGGGCCAACAAACGCGTTTTCCAGGCGGAGTTCGGCCTGCCCCAGAACCCCGATGCGCTGCTGCTCGGCATGGTCAGCCGCCTGACGACGCAAAAGGGTGCCGATCTGCTCGCCGAAATCGCACCCCGTCTTTTCGAACACCCCATTCAGATGGCCATCGTCGGCGTCGGCGACGCCGCCATCATGCGTGCCTTCGCGACGCTGCAAAGCCGTTATCCCCGCAATCTCGTCTGCCATCTTCGCTACAGCGAGACGCTGGGTCATCGGCTGCACTCCGCCGTGGACGCATCGCTGGTGCCGTCACGGTTCGAGCCCTGCGGTCTGACGCAGTTCCACGCGCTCCGCTACGGCTCCATTCCGATCGCCGCGCGGGTCGGCGGCCTGTCGGACACGATCGTCGATGCCAACTCCGCCGCCATCGCGGAAGGGGTGGCCAACGGCATCCTGTTCTCGCCCACCAATGCCGATACGCTGTTCGGCGCGATACGGCGTGCGCAAGGCCTGTTCAGGCAGAAGGCGATCTGGGCCCGGCTGCAACGCAATGGCGCGCTGCATGACGTTTCCTGGGAAGGCAAGGCCGCGTATTACGCTCGGCTGTTCCTCGAGATGGCCGGGCGCGATCCGCGCAGCGCCGATGCGGATGATGACATCGCACCCCGTCGCGGCGACGTGTCGCTCCGTCCCAAGCGCGGCATGCGGATCGTGACGGCGGCGCGGATGCCGCAAGGCACGACACGCGCGCGTGCCAGCATGCATATCGGGCCGCCGCCGCGAACCGGCACGCACGCATAA
- the glgX gene encoding glycogen debranching protein GlgX produces the protein MSIPLKKRLKEGTAHERGAVWDGIGVNFAIFSANATAVEVCLFDKDGKTEIERIKLPEYTDQVFHGWIPDIYPGQLYGYRVHGPYEPDAGHRFNPNKLLLDPYARAHQGELVWDPALFGYQLGHKDLDLSFDEQDSAPFVPKSVITRPVQDPVHRPRTRWSDSIIYETHVKGYTQLHPDVPETLRGTYAGLATKPIIDRMKSLGITAVELLPTQSFVNDHYLQEKGLTNYWGYNTIGFFAPESRYASDPEDPAAEYRRMVAAFHNAGLEVIMDVVYNHTAEGNELGPTLSFKGIDNLSYYRLIPDNMRYYINDTGTGNTFNLSNLRVIQFVADSLRYWANDIGVDGFRFDLGTILARERQGGFDTESGFLRVCRQDPTLSTVKLIAEPWDIGPGGYQVGNFPPSWAEWNDKFRDTVRDFWRGEARAGELAPRLLGSPDLFNHSGRQTWASVNFVTAHDGFTLADCTRYNEKHNEANGEGGKDGSSDNRSCNYGTEGLTDNPEINETRERQLRNMLATLLLSQGTPMILAGDEFARTQDGNNNAYCQDSAISWINWDIRESGESLTRFTTRLTTLRRRFPILHRHRFLTEAYNEELDIKELTWVSAGGGEIAEDEWDTAQCFGLMLDGRAQPSGIIRRGADATLLIVFNSWHDIVEFTLPEAEGEGWKLLIDTNQPEAGDAIEENVFPAKHVYAVTGRSLLLFALDGSATSS, from the coding sequence ATGAGCATACCGTTGAAGAAACGTCTCAAAGAAGGAACGGCGCATGAGAGGGGTGCCGTCTGGGACGGGATCGGCGTCAACTTCGCCATATTCTCAGCCAACGCGACGGCTGTTGAGGTCTGCCTCTTCGACAAGGACGGCAAGACGGAAATCGAACGGATCAAGCTTCCGGAATATACCGATCAGGTCTTTCACGGATGGATTCCGGACATCTATCCCGGGCAACTCTACGGCTATCGCGTGCATGGCCCTTATGAACCGGATGCGGGACACCGGTTCAATCCGAACAAGTTGCTGCTCGATCCGTATGCGCGCGCCCATCAGGGAGAACTGGTCTGGGACCCGGCATTGTTCGGCTACCAGCTTGGACACAAGGACCTCGACCTCAGCTTCGATGAGCAGGACAGCGCGCCGTTCGTGCCGAAATCGGTCATCACACGTCCGGTCCAGGATCCGGTGCACCGCCCCCGCACGCGCTGGTCGGACAGCATCATCTATGAGACGCATGTCAAAGGCTATACGCAACTGCATCCGGATGTGCCGGAAACCTTGCGTGGCACCTATGCCGGACTGGCAACGAAACCGATCATCGACCGCATGAAGTCTCTCGGGATCACGGCTGTCGAACTTCTGCCGACCCAGAGTTTCGTCAATGACCACTACCTGCAGGAAAAAGGCCTGACGAACTATTGGGGTTATAACACGATCGGTTTCTTCGCCCCCGAATCACGATACGCTTCGGACCCCGAAGATCCGGCGGCAGAGTATCGGCGCATGGTGGCGGCTTTTCATAACGCCGGCCTCGAAGTGATTATGGACGTTGTTTATAATCACACGGCGGAAGGCAATGAACTGGGGCCGACCCTGTCGTTCAAGGGGATCGACAACCTGTCATACTATCGGCTGATCCCCGACAACATGCGTTATTACATCAACGATACCGGGACGGGGAACACTTTCAACCTGTCGAACCTCCGGGTAATCCAGTTCGTGGCCGACAGTCTGCGTTACTGGGCGAACGACATTGGCGTCGATGGTTTCCGGTTCGATCTGGGAACCATTCTGGCGCGGGAGCGGCAGGGCGGTTTCGATACGGAATCCGGCTTCCTGCGTGTCTGCCGGCAGGACCCGACGCTTTCCACCGTCAAGCTGATCGCCGAGCCCTGGGATATCGGGCCGGGTGGTTATCAGGTCGGCAATTTCCCACCGAGCTGGGCGGAATGGAACGACAAGTTCCGCGACACGGTGCGTGATTTCTGGCGTGGCGAGGCGCGGGCCGGGGAACTGGCGCCACGTCTGCTGGGCAGTCCGGACCTGTTCAATCATAGCGGGCGGCAGACCTGGGCCAGCGTCAACTTCGTGACTGCCCATGACGGCTTCACGCTGGCGGACTGCACGCGATATAATGAGAAGCACAATGAGGCGAACGGCGAGGGTGGAAAGGACGGTTCGTCCGACAACCGCTCCTGCAACTACGGTACTGAAGGGTTGACCGACAACCCGGAGATCAACGAGACGCGGGAGCGGCAGCTTCGCAATATGCTGGCGACGCTTCTGCTGTCGCAGGGTACGCCGATGATCCTGGCCGGTGATGAGTTTGCACGGACGCAAGACGGCAATAACAATGCCTATTGTCAGGACAGTGCGATTTCCTGGATAAACTGGGATATCAGGGAATCCGGCGAAAGTCTGACTCGCTTCACGACACGCCTTACGACGCTACGCCGCCGCTTTCCCATCCTTCATCGTCATCGCTTCCTGACGGAAGCCTATAACGAGGAGCTCGACATCAAGGAGCTGACATGGGTCAGCGCCGGCGGTGGCGAAATTGCGGAAGACGAATGGGATACGGCCCAGTGCTTCGGCCTGATGCTGGACGGTCGGGCGCAGCCGAGCGGCATCATACGGCGCGGCGCGGATGCGACACTGCTCATCGTCTTCAACAGCTGGCACGATATCGTCGAATTCACCCTGCCGGAGGCGGAAGGCGAAGGCTGGAAACTTCTGATCGACACGAACCAGCCTGAAGCGGGAGATGCCATTGAGGAGAACGTCTTCCCGGCAAAGCATGTTTATGCCGTGACCGGTCGCTCCCTGCTCTTGTTTGCACTGGATGGCAGCGCAACATCTTCCTGA
- a CDS encoding DUF4186 domain-containing protein: protein MDDEEKPAIQDLLARLQKSRFRARFHLNHAAQGYLAQRGMDTIMDHAAAFIRTRLAPMHPLNDGKQTPMRGHPVFIAQHATASCCRSCLRKWHGLPKDVLLDAAQQRAILDVIRAWLMREIDQPASCVRQGSPPQGELF from the coding sequence ATGGATGATGAAGAAAAGCCAGCCATACAGGATTTGCTGGCCCGGCTCCAGAAATCGCGCTTTCGGGCGCGGTTTCATCTGAACCACGCGGCACAGGGTTATCTGGCGCAGCGCGGTATGGACACGATCATGGATCATGCCGCAGCGTTCATCCGCACGCGGCTCGCCCCCATGCATCCCCTCAATGACGGCAAGCAGACGCCGATGCGTGGCCACCCTGTGTTCATTGCGCAGCACGCCACGGCCTCCTGTTGCCGATCATGCCTCAGGAAGTGGCATGGTCTTCCCAAGGACGTCCTGCTGGATGCCGCCCAGCAACGGGCGATACTGGATGTGATCCGTGCGTGGCTGATGCGGGAGATCGACCAGCCCGCATCTTGCGTTAGGCAGGGTTCGCCGCCTCAGGGCGAACTTTTCTGA